The Verrucomicrobium spinosum DSM 4136 = JCM 18804 DNA segment CAGCACCTTCCGACCGTGCAACACCTCATTGGACTCATGCAGGCTGCCGATCATCTTCTGTTTTGCCTCAGGCAGGTCAGTCATCACACGATGGAGGAAGAGAGCTGTCTCATCCAGCAAACGCTCCGGAGACTGCACATCCTTCAACACCACGCTCTTGGCCACCTGACGCAGCTGTTTTTCCTCGTCCGGAGAGAGATCCTTGCCCGTATAGACTACGATGGGAACCTCCTGCAGGGTGGGCTCCTTCTGAATGGTCTCGAGCAGTTCGAATCCGCTCATGTCCGGCAGCCGGAGATCCAGCACCGCACAGTCGAAGTGCTGGTCCAGCAGGAGGCCCAGGGCCTCCTTGCCACGCCCCACGGTGACGATCTGGATGTCTCTGCCCCCAAGCAGCTCCTTGATGCTTTCGCGCTCTATCTCGTTGTCCTCCACCACAAGCAGCCGCTTCATCCGGGGCTGGGAGAAGATCTTGATGCGGTCAAAGGCCATCTCAAGATCATCCGTGGTGGCCGGCTTCACCATGTAGGAGAAGGCTCCACGGGAGAGCCCGTGACGCCGTTCTTCATCCAAGGAAATAATCTGCACCGGGATGTGCCGGGTGGTGGGATCGAGCTTGAGATTGTTCAGCACCGTCCATCCCAGCATGTCTGGAAGGAAGATGTCCAGCGTGATGGCAGTGACCTGGTACTGCCGGGCCAGTGCGAGTGCCTGCTGGCCACGCGTGGCCACCAGTCCCTTGAAGCCCCTGTCCCGGGCCAGTCCCAGCAGGACCCGCGCATAATGCACATCGTCCTCGACAATGAGCAAGACGTTGTCCCCTGGCAGAACGAGGTCCCGATCATCCACAATCTGGTCTTCATCCTGCACTCGGAATGAGGAAATGCTCAACGGACCGGTGGCACGCTTGATCATCTCCCTTCTGGGCTCGCCCTCACCACGCCCCGCGGGACCCACGTAGTCCAGAGGCAGATAGAGGGTGAAGGTGCTGCCCTCTCCTGCCACGCTGTGGAGGCGGATCTCGCCGCCCAGCAGGGTGGCGAGCTCACGGGAGATGGCCAGGCCCAGCCCGGTGCCGCCGTACTTGCGGGAGGTGCCCGCATCCGCCTGCTGGAAGGCCTCGAAAATGAGGCGCTGCTTCTCGGGAACGATGCCAATGCCCGTGTCCTTGATCGCGATGCTCATGACACTCGGCACCCGACTGAGCACCGGATGATCCGGGCTCCACCCCTCCGAAGCGAGCCCCACCTTCAGATTCACACTCCCCTGGGAGGTGAACTTGAACGCGTTGGAGAGCAGGTTCTTCACGATCTGCTGGAGACGTTTGGGGTCCGTGCTGAAGTGGCGGGGCAGCCCCGGATCAAAGTCCAGCTTGAAGGGCAGGTTCTTGTTCTCAGCGATGTGGCGGAAGTTGCGCTCCACGGAATCCCGCAGGGTGGCAAAAGTAATTTCCTCAGCTTCCACCGAGACTGTCCCCGATTCGATCTTGGAGAGGTCCAGGATGTCGTTGATGAGGTTGAGCAGATCCGAGCCTGCAGAGTGGATGTTGCGGGCAAAATCCACCTGCCGGGTGCTGAGATTGCCTGCACTGTTCTCGGCGAGTTGCTGCCCGAGGATGAGAATGGAGTTGAGCGGCGTGCGCAACTCGTGGGACATGTTGGCCAGGAACTCGGACTTGTACTTGGAAGTAAGGGCCAGCTCGGCGGCCTTGTCCTCCAGTGCGCGTCGGGCCTGCTCGATCTCGCGGTTCTTGCGCTCTACTTCGGCATTCTGCTCCGCCAATTCCTGTGCCTTCTGCTCCAGTTCTTCATTTGTCTGCTGGAGTTCGTTCTGGCCAGACTGGAGTTCAGCGGTGAGCTGCTGGCTCTGCTGGAGGAGCCCCTCGGTGCGCATGGTGGCCTCGATCGTGTTCAACACCACCCCGATGGACTGGGTGAGCTGCTCGAGGAAGTTCAGATGCGCTGCGGTGAAGCGGTGCAGAGACGCCAGTTCAATCACAGCTTTCGTCTCCCCCTCAAACAACACGGGCAGCACCACAATGTTGGCCGGAAGAGCCTGCCCGAGGCTGGAACGCACATTCGAATAATGCGCCGGCACTTCCGCGAGCAGGATGTGCTGCTGCTCCAGAGCGCACTGGCCCACCAGCCCCTCGCCCAGTTCGAGCCGCTCACTTTGCCCCTTGGGCGTGGCAAAGCCTGCCAGCAGGCGGAGGGAGCGGTCCGCATCCCCGGTCATCTGGTAAATGGTCCCCTGGTGCGCGGAAACAAGCGGAGCGAGCTCAGAAAGCAGCATCTGGCCCACCGTGAAGAGATCCCGCTGGCCTTGAAGCATGCGGGTGAACTTGGCCACGTTGGTCTTCAGCCAGTCCTGCTCCTGGTTGCGCTCGGTGGTCTCGCGCAGGTTGTTGATCATCGTGTTGATGTTGTCCTTGAGCTGGGCCACCTCGCCGCGCGTCTCCACCTGGATGGAGCGGGTGAGGTCCCCTTTGGTCACAGCCGTCGCCACCTCGGCGATGGCCCGGACCTGGGTGGTCAAGTTCGCCGCCAGCAGGTTCACGTTGCCGGTAAGATCCTTCCACGTCCCGGCCGCACCCGGCACGTTGGCCTGACCGCCCAACCGGCCTTCCACCCCCACTTCACGGGCCACGTTGGTCACCTGATCGGCAAAGGTGGCGAGGGTGTCCGTCATATTGTTGATCGTCTCCGCCAGCGCGGCCACTTCCCCTTTGGCCTGCACCGTCAGCTTCTGGCGCAGGTTGCCATCAGCCACTGCCGTCACCACTTTCACAATCCCGCGCACCTGGTCGGTCAGGTTTGCCGCCATCACGTTCACGGAGTCGGTCAGGTCCTTCCAAGTACCCGCCACACCCGGCACGCGGGCCTGGCCGCCCAGCTTCCCCTCCGTACCCACTTCACGGGCCACGCGCGTCACTTCTGCGGCAAAGGCGTTGAGCTGGTCCACCATCGTGTTGATGGTGTTCTTGAGTTCGAGGATCTCACCCTTCACGTCCACCGTGATCTTCCGGGAAAGGTCTCCGCGCGCCACCGCCGTGGTCACTTCCGCAATGTTGCGCACCTGCGCCGTCAGGTTGCCACCCATGGCGTTCACGGAGTCGGTCAAGTCCTTCCACGTCCCCGCCACGCCCGGCACCACGGCCTGTACGCCCAGCCGCCCTTCCGTGCCCACCTCACGGGCCACACGCGTCACTTCCGAGGCAAAGGAGCGGAGCTGCTCCACCATGGTGTTGATGGTTTCCTTGAGCTGGAGGATCTCTCCACGCACGTCCACGGTGATCTTGCGGGAGAGGTCTCCGTTGGCCACAGCGATGGTCACCTCGGCAATGTTGCGCACCTGGCCAGTGAGGTTGGAGGCCATGGAGTTCACGTTGTCCGTCAGATCCTTCCATGTACCGGCCACCCCGGGCACTTCAGCCTGGCCGCCCAGCTTCCCTTCCGTGCCCACTTCACGCGCCACTCGGGTCACTTCCGAAGCGAAAGCGCTCAACTGGTCCACCATCGTGTTCATGGTTTCCTTGAGCTGGAGGATCTCCCCTTGCACATCCACCGTGATCTTGCTGGAAAGGTCCCCCTTTGCGATGGCCGTGGCCACGTCGGCAATGTTGCGCACCTGGGCCGTCAGGTTGGACGCCATCGAGTTCACGTTGTCCGTCAGATCCTTCCATGTCCCGGCCACCCCGGGCACCTGCGCCTGGCCGCCCAGCTTCCCTTCTGTGCCCACCTCGCGGGCCACACGGCTCACCTCGGCGGCGAAGGCGTTGAGCTGATCCACCATCGTGTTGATGGTTTCCTTGAGTTCGAGGATCTCACCCCGCACATCCACCGTGATCTTCTTGGAAAGGTCCCCGTTGGCCACGGCGATGGTCACCTCGGCAATGTTGCGCACCTGGGCCGTCAGGTTGGACGCCATCGAGTTCACGTTGTCCGTCAGGTCCTTCCATGTCCCGGCCACGCCTGGCACCTGGGCCTGGCCGCCCAGCTTCCCTTCCGTACCCACCTCACGGGCCACGCGGCTCACCTCAGAGGCAAAGGCATTGAGCTGGTCCACCATGGTGTTGATGGTGTCCTTGAGTTCGAGGATCTCACCCTTCACGTCCACCGTGATCTTCCGGGAAAGGTCCCCACGGGCCACCGCAGTGGTCACACCGGCGATGTTACGCACCTGGGCCGTCAGGTTGTTGGCCATGGAGTTCACGTTGTCCGTAAGATCCTTCCACGTCCCCGCCACCCCCTGCACGTCAGCCTGGCCGCCCAGCTTCCCTTCCGTGCCCACCTCACGGGCGACACGCGTCACTTCCGAGGCGAACCCGTTGAGCTGGTCCACCATCGTGTTCATGGTCTCTTTCAGCTCCAGGATCTCCCCTTTCACGTCCACCGTGATCTTGCGGGAAAGATCCCCGCGGGCGATGGCGGTGGCCACATCCGCGATGTTTCGCACCTGCGCCGTCAGGTTGGACGCCATGGAGTTCACGTTGTCCGTCAGATCCTTCCACGTCCCAGCCACGCCACGCGCCTGGGCCTGACCGCCCAGCTTCCCCTCCGTACCCACCTCACGGGCTACACGTGTCACTTCCGAGGCGAACCCGTTGAGCTGGTCCACCATCGTATTGATGGTGTTCTTGAGTTCGAGGATCTCCCCTTTCACGTCCACCGTGATCTTCTTGGAAAGGTCCCCGTTGGCCACGGCTGTGGCCACATCGGCAATGTTACGCACCTGCGCCGTCAGGTTGGAGGCCATCGAGTTCACGTTGTCCGTCAGATCCTTCCACGTGCCCGCCACGCCTCCCACTTCCGCCTGGCCGCCCAGTTCCCCTTCCGTGCCCACTTCACGGGCCACGCGGCTCACTTCCGAGGCAAAGGAGTTGAGCCGGTCCACCATGGTATTGATGGTGTTCTTGAGTTCGAGGATCTCACCCTTCACGTCCACCGTGATCTTGCGCGAAAGGTCACCGAAAGCGATGGCCGTGGCCACATCGGCAATGTTGCGCACCTGCGCCGTCAGGTTGTTGGCCATGAAGTTCACGTTGTCCGTCAGATCCTTCCATGTGCCCGCCACACCGCTCACCTCCGCCTGACCGCCCAGCTTGCCCTCGGTCCCCACTTCGCGGGCCACACGCGTCACTTCGGCGGCAAAGGCGTTGAGCTGGTCCACCATGGTGTTGATGGTTTCTTTGAGCTCCAGGATCTCACCCTTCACGTCCACCGTGATCTTGCGCGAAAGGTCCCCACGAGCCACTGCAGTGGTCACGGCGGCAATGTTGCGAACCTGCGCCGTGAGGTTGGACGCCATGGCGTTCACGGAGTCAGTAAGATCCTTCCAGGTGCCTGCCACACCGGGCACCACCGCCTGCCCACCCAGTCGGCCCTCGGTTCCCACTTCACGGGCCACTCGCGTCACCTCAGAGGCGAAGGAGCGAAGCTGCTCCACCATCGTGTTGATCCCCTCCTTGAGCTGAAGAATTTCCCCACGTACGTCCACGGTAATTTTCTTAGAAAGGTCCCCATTGGCCACAGCCAGGGTCACATCCACAATGTTGCGCACCTGGGCGGTCAGGTTGCCGGCCATCTGGTTCACACTCTCCGTGAGGTCTCGCCAGACCCCGGACACCCCCTTCACCTGGGCCTGACCACCCAGCTTGCCCTCGGTACCCACCTCTCGGGCCACACGCGTCACTTCTGAGGTGAAAACTGAGAGCTGATCGATCATGCGGTTCACCAGCTGGGCAGAGTGCAGGAACTCGCCCTCCAGTCCCCGACCGTCGGCCTCCAGCGCCATGGACTGGCTGAGGTCGCCCTTGGCCACGGCACCAATGGTGCGGGTCACCTCCGTTGTGGGACGCACCAGATCGTCCATCAAGTCATTGAGGGCATCCACCTCCTCTGCCCACTCCCCGATCAGACCCGGCACGCGCAAACGTTGATTGAGTTTGCCCTCCTTCCCCACCACCCGACGGATTCGGGCTGTTTCCTTGACCCGTCGCTCGTTGATTCCCAGGATCTCATTAAACGCATCCGCCAGTTTTCCCTGAATGCCTGTCCACCCTGAAGGCAGGCGTTTTGAGAAGTCTCCGCTGCGCAAGGCCAGCATGGAGTTCAGAATTTCGATGAGGTACTCATCTCCGTGGCTGGAGACTCCAACAGGCTCGGTTGAGGCGGCGGACTTCATGGGCACACTTGCGGCAGCGGATGAGAGAGAGGACGAAGAAGCGAACGCGAAAAAACGGAATCGCGCGACGGGCGGCCGCCGCGCTGGCGGAAGAGAGCAAAGCTTTACCCCAATACGGCTGCCGTCGCCCAACACTTTAATTTGCAACACCCACAAAATAAACCCATCCAGTGAGAAACCGGTCTGCGAACCATGGTCCCAACCATCTTCAGACTCGGAGCCACAGACCCATTCACCAACCCCACCCGTTCATCGGACAGCCTATTCACGTGGCAGAAGGAGCACTCACAGACCGCATCCGAAACTTCGTCGAGCACTATGTGTTTGCCGTAGAGCATCTGGAAGTGATGCTCCTCCTGGAGGCGACACCCGAAACGGTCTTCACCGCGGATGAAGTGTACAGCAAGATTCTGAGCTCCCGCGGTTCCATCACCGCGTGGTTGGAGACCATGGTGGAGCATGGTCTGGCTTCGAAAAATGGGGCGGGCGGACAGACACCGACGACCTATCAGTTTGCCCCCCGCACTCCCGAACTGAGGGAATACATGCAGGAACTGGCCCAGGTCTATGGGGCCTACCCAGTGAGGGTCATCGAGGTGATCTACCACCCTGGACGACGCCAGCATTCACAAGACCCCGCTCAATCTTTTGCCAACGCCTTCAAATTTCGCCAGCACCCGTAAACCGCCATGGTGGAGACCGTTTACATCCTCTGCTCGCTGTCGGCTTTTGCCTGCGCCATCCTTCTCTTCCGCGGCTACCGGGAGACCCGCCTCCCTCTGTTGTTATGGAGTGCGCTTTGCTTCACTCTTCTGGCCGCGACGAACGTGGTGCTCATCCTGGACATGATCGTGTACCCCTCCAGAGACCTTTCTCTGCAACGGAACCTCCTGACTGGTGCGGCCATGGCCGTGCAACTCTACGGACTGATCTTCAATTCCCGCTCTTCGTAGCCTCCTTTCGCCCCCGCTCTTCTGACCATGTCCGAAGCTTTTCTTTCAGGAATGATTGCGGCCGCCAGCCTGACCATCGCTGCGTTCTTCTGGCGTTTCTGGCAACGCACAAGAGACCGGCTCTTTCTGTACTTCTGCACCGCCTTCGTGCTCATGATGTTGGAGCGCATCATGCGCACCCTGCTGCATCTGGACGATGAGATGGCCCCGCTGGTGTACGCTGTAAGGCTTGCCTCCTACCTCGCCATCATCGCTGGCATCATCGACAAGAACCGGCGGTTGAGGTGAGGACAGGTTCACGGAAGCTTCACGGCACGGGAGTGAACTTCCAGCCCCTGACCGACCACAGCCCATCAGGACCTCGGAGACAGACGAAGCAAGGCATAGTCCGGCACGAGATTCCGACTGTCCCCTTTGATCTCATCCTCCAAGCTCACCCTGGAGAGTGATTCCCCTGCCTGCCCTACCCCAACTTGGCGGATTCGCGGCCGATTTTGGCATTTTTGGGCCTGCCATCGAGCTGCAACCCTTGATTTTGCGAGGGTCCGTTTCAAAAACGGCTTGTAGTGCAGACCTTGGTGGTTGCACGCGCGTTTTGCTGGCTAACTTCTTGGGCCATCATGTTCCTGCGTTCCACCAAACGGCTCAAGGATGGCAAAGAGCACCTCTACTGGAGCATCGTCGAAAACCGGCGGATCAGTTCCCGGCAGGTGGTCCAGCGGCACGTCCTTTATCTGGGTGAACTCAATGGTCGTCAGGAAGCCTCCTGGCGCAAGACGGTTGAACTCTTCGGCAAAGACCAGAGCGCTCCTCAACAGGTGGCCCTCTTTGCCGAAGATCATGCTCCCGAGCAGGTCGGTGTTGATGAGTTGCCCATTGTGCGTCTGCGCCTTGCGGCCATGCGGCTGGAACGGCCCCGGCAATGGGGGGCCTGCTGGCTGGCCTGCCTGCTCTGGGAGCAGTTGCTCCTGGCTGACTTCTGGCGACCACGTCTGCCGCCCAGTCGTGAGGGCACCCGCTGGGATCTGGTGCTCCAGACCCTGGTGCTCTACCGGCTCATCGAACCGGGCAGCGAATGGCGGCTGCACCGCCACTGGTTTGACCAGACGGCCATTGCCGACCTGCTGGGCGCGGACTTCGCCCTGGCCGAGATCCACCGTCTCTACGAATGCCATGACAAGATCCTGGCCCACAAGCGTGCCTTGTTTGATCATCTCACCGAGCGCTGGCGCGACCTGTTTGGAGCCCGTTATGAGGTGCTGCTGTATGATCTGACCAGCACCTACTTTGAAAGCAACCCGCCGGACAACCCCACCGGTCTGCGCCGCTTTGGTTACAGCCGCGACAAGCGCAGCGACTGCGTGCAGGTGGTCATTGCCCTCATCGTCACCCCCGAAGGCTTCCCGCTGGCCTATGAGGTGCTGCCGGGCAACACCACCGACAAGAGCACCCTCAAGAGCTTCCTGGCCAGGATCGAAGACCAGTACGGCAAGGCCCAACGCATCTGGGTCATGGACCGGGGCATCCCGACTGAAGAGACCCTTGAACAGATGCGGCAGAGCACTCCGCCGGTGAGCTATCTGGTGGGCACGCCCAAAGGACGCTTGAGCAAGCTGGAGGAGTCACTGGCCCGGCAACCCTGGCAGCAGGCCCGCCCCCAGGTGCGCGTCAAACTGCTGCCGCATGAAGGGGAGACTTATGTACTGGCCCAAAGCCAGGACCGTGTGGCCAAGGAACGCTCGATGCGTCGGCGCCGGCTGCGCAAGTATCTGGATGCCCTGGAAGGGTTGCGCAAGCGCAAGCGCCCCCTGCACCGTGATGCGATGTACGAAGCGTTGGGTGCCGCCAAAAAGGAGGCGGGGCGGGATGCGCGCTTTGTCAAGGTCAGCGTGCAGTTGCAGCCAGCAACAGGCAAAGACCAGAGCAAGAGCAAGAGCAAGGGCAAGGGCCGGCAGCGGGCGACTCTGAGCTGGGAGCTGGACCGCAAGCTGTTGCGTGAAGGATGGCGGCGGGAGGGGCGTTACCTGCTGCGCACCAATTTGACGGAGACCGATCCCGCGAAGCTCTGGGAGTATTACCTGCAACTGGTGGAGGTGGAGCAGGCGTTCAAGGAGCTCAAACACGATCTGGGGATCCGGCCGGTGCACCACCAGTTGGACCATCGCATTGAAGCGCACCTCTTCGTGTCGTTCCTGGCGTACTGCCTGCAGGTGACGCTCAAGGCGCGCTTGAGGCTGACGGCCAGCGGGCTGACACCGCGAAGTGTGCTGGAGAAGTTCGCGACGGTGCAGATGCTCGATGTGCATCTGCCCACAACTGATGGAAGGGAGGTGGTGATGAGCCGCCACACGCAGCCTTCAAAGGATCTGCAACTGCTGCTGGACCAGCTCAAGATCACGCTGCCTGAACAGGCCCCGCCCAAAATCACTGGTTGAAGCAGACCCCGGAAGGTCGCGAAATCAAGGGCTGGAGGATCATCAACCCCGGCAATCCGCCAAGTCGGGCTACGGATTTCTCGTGAATGAAAGCCCCTCTGCCTGACCACGGTCCGGACAAGATCATGACACGTTCTCCCAACCGGTACGGCCCGCCATTCCATCGTTCACAAGCCCGCATTATCCGCCGTCCCATAAACCCCACAGCTACGACATATCCGACCGGCCAAAGGGCAAGCAGGCAGATCAAAAGCAGAACAACTGCGGTCCAGTCTGAACTCAAAAGTTCGATCACCCCATGCCCAGCAAGCCAAATCATGAGCGGTGCCCAGGTGATCAACGCCCCCAACATCCAGGCGATAATTATCGGCTCTGCGCAGAATCGATGAAAACAGTAGCGAAGGCGTTGCAGGTTCATAGGAAAGGGGCGCAACACGTACATAGTGGGCACAGAGGAACCTCCACAGGGAGGCTTCAATAAATCTTGGAGCCATTCCTTGCTCGAATAACTTGTCGGACAACCAGCAAGGATACGCCCGAAAAAACTCCCGCCAAAGCAAGTGCCGCCATCGCATTCCACAGCTTCGCCTGCGTTGGATGTTCAGTAAGTCCGCCTCGGCCATCACATGGACAGTTTTCGATCAGCCAAGGGTAGGGAAAACCGTAGGCCTTTGTCGTGCAGTACTCAAAGTAGCCATTCCGGGCATTGCGCTGGGAGCAAACGAGCAACGACCCGGCCAGCAGAGACGTTAGAAAAATGACGAGCGTCGAGGATTTCATGTAAAAAGCCATCCATTGGTCAGTGATCGTCAAATCTCTCATTCACACACTTCGATTCAACCCTTTTTCTCGAATGAAGCTTGCACCAAAAAGCTGGACTCACGATCGGTTGCAAGATGTCCGGTGGATGGTGCTGGCAACGTTATCTGGTAGCGCATCTCTTCCATTCTGGTCCCATTCATCACTTCGTGCTTCACGGCACCATCGTGTTCAAAGCCGATCGCTTCGTAGAAACGCCGCCCAAGATGGTTTCCCGACAACACCCAAAGCGTCACCCGTAAATAGCTGCGCTCTACGGCCGAGTGGAGGGCCGTCGTGCACAGTTTGCGCCCTATCCCCGTTCTCCAAGCTAAAGGGTTCACGTAGATGGCGGCAATCTCTGCCGTGCCCGTGGCACCAGGATCACGCGACGGGATGAGGTGACAAAAGCCCGCGACGCCGCCCTCAAGATCGGCGACATAGAGGTCCCCTTTCGCATCGAGTGAGAATCGTTGCCAGAGAGGAATGCGACTGGCCACATCGAGTCCGTCGAGGACCTCGTCGGGAACAATCCCGCGATAGGCGGCCTGCCAGCCTGCGACCTGGATTTCGGCGATGCCTGTCGCATCGGATGTGTTCGCCCGTCGGATCTCGATCATCATCTGGTGGGGGGTCCACTGCATGATTCCACGAGCCAGAGGCGATGTCCAATGCAACACCGACAAACGCAGCCAAGTCTGCCTTCCTTCGCCGACTCGACAGGGACTCGTCCAACGTTGGGCTGTGGGTAGAGTTCGATACATCCGCAGAGGCTCCCAGCTCTGTAAGCGTTGTGTAGATAGTCCATCTCCAGAGACGCATCGTTCCTGCCCCAGCTCATTTGCTCCACGCGACCAGGCAACAACATACACCCGCCAATTTCGACTTCCCTCTTGAATCTTTGCGCCATCCGAAATTCAAGGCATCCCTCGCACGCTTTGCCTGCGTAAGTCTCTAAAAATCGAGCACCTTGAGGGCTCACCATTTGCCCCTGCACTCTCTTGCTAACCCGGCGACTTTTCGCCCTCCGGCAGAAGAGCCCCGTCATTATTATTCCAGGCTATTGCTGATCCTCAATAAATCTGCAATGCTTATCCAAATAAAAAAGGAGGCACAGCCCAACCTGGTCTGAAAAGCCGCCTTTTTGCCAAATTGCAACATCATGAAAACGCTTCCTCTTGCAGCGCTTGCGCTGGGGCTCACAGCCCCGTTCGCCCTTTCCGCAGAAGTCCAACCGGCGCAACCCGGCGGCAAACTTCCCGGTAATCCCGCCATTCAGCTGGTCAAAGTTGCTGACGGACTCGTAGATCCGGTCCATGTGGCCTCCCCCAAGGACGGCACGGGCCGCCTCTTTGTGTGTGAGCGTCATGGCATCATCCGCATCGTCAACAAGGACGGCAAGCTGCTCGACAAGCCTTTCCTGGACATCCGGGACAAGACCATTAGTTCCTTCCTGGAAGTGGGGTTGTATGCCATTGAGTTTCACCCCAAGTTCAAGGAGAATGGCATTTTTTACATCTCGTATGCCGACCTCTGGTTCAACAGCTCCACGCTGATCACCCAGTACAAGGTCTCTGCCAAGAATCCAGACCGCGCCGATCTGGATAGTGCGAAGGTCATCATGCAGATTGACTTCCCCTACCCCAACCACCACGGTGGCAAGATTGCTTTCGGACCGGATGGCTACCTGTATGTTGGTGTCGGCGATGGCGGATGGGAAGGCGACGTTCTGGACGCGGGGCAGGACAAGAGCACGCTACATGGCAAGATGTTGCGGATTGACCTGTCGAACACCTCACCTGATCGCGCGTACTCGATCCCGAAGGACAACCCCTTCCTGACTCCGCTCCAGCAGATGACTCTGTTCGGCATCTCAGAGAAGCAATTCTCCCAGATCAAACCGAAAGCCCGCCCCGAGATCTGGGCCTATGGCTTGCGGAATCCGTGGACGTTTTCCTTTGACCGCGAAACGGGAGACCTCTACATCGCCGATGTGGGGCAGAACCACTGGGAGGAAATCAACTTCCAGCCCGCCGCGAGCAAGGGGGGTGAAAACTACGGCTGGAGCTTCATGGGCGGCAGTCACACCTTCCCCATTGAAGATGAAGCGACCAACCCTCGCGTGGGCATCCTGCCCGTGGCAGAGTACAGCCATGTGGACCAGGGCATCTGCGTCACCGGCATCGGCGTGTATCGTGGCAAGAAGTATCCCAGCCTGAATGGTATCTACTTTGTCTCCGACTGGGGCAGCGGGAAGATCTGGGGCATGAAACGGGATGATGCCGACAAGTGGCAGATGCAGGAGCTCCTGGATCTGGACACGCCCCTGCGCCCCACCAGTGGTGGGGAAGATGAAGACGGAAATCTCTACATCACCCATGCCACGGCCAACTATGGCGGCCCGGTGGATCCCACGGTGAGCGAGCGTGGAGCGCTTTGGAAAATTGTGGCGGCGGATGATGTGCCCAAGGGTGCCAGCCTGGCTCCGCTACAGAAGAAATAAGGACCCCGGGAGATCCTTGTTCAAACCATTGGCCCTCGCCGTGGCGTGCCCACGGTGAAGGCTGCTCCTTCTCCATCTATGAAAACCAGCCTTGCCGTGCTTTTTCACGGTTTACTCCTCGCACCCATGGCCCTGATCCAGGGCCAGACTCCGCCCCCCGCAGGACATGAGCATCACGCTCCCGCTACCGGGGGCGGACGAAAGATCGAGTTAATCAAAGACATCACCTCCGATGACTTCCTGCGCCTGGGCAAGGAGCCCAAGACGGTGGAGGTCACACTGGTGGCCGTGTACAACGACGACAACTA contains these protein-coding regions:
- a CDS encoding DUF5985 family protein, with product MSEAFLSGMIAAASLTIAAFFWRFWQRTRDRLFLYFCTAFVLMMLERIMRTLLHLDDEMAPLVYAVRLASYLAIIAGIIDKNRRLR
- a CDS encoding HAMP domain-containing protein, with the protein product MKSAASTEPVGVSSHGDEYLIEILNSMLALRSGDFSKRLPSGWTGIQGKLADAFNEILGINERRVKETARIRRVVGKEGKLNQRLRVPGLIGEWAEEVDALNDLMDDLVRPTTEVTRTIGAVAKGDLSQSMALEADGRGLEGEFLHSAQLVNRMIDQLSVFTSEVTRVAREVGTEGKLGGQAQVKGVSGVWRDLTESVNQMAGNLTAQVRNIVDVTLAVANGDLSKKITVDVRGEILQLKEGINTMVEQLRSFASEVTRVAREVGTEGRLGGQAVVPGVAGTWKDLTDSVNAMASNLTAQVRNIAAVTTAVARGDLSRKITVDVKGEILELKETINTMVDQLNAFAAEVTRVAREVGTEGKLGGQAEVSGVAGTWKDLTDNVNFMANNLTAQVRNIADVATAIAFGDLSRKITVDVKGEILELKNTINTMVDRLNSFASEVSRVAREVGTEGELGGQAEVGGVAGTWKDLTDNVNSMASNLTAQVRNIADVATAVANGDLSKKITVDVKGEILELKNTINTMVDQLNGFASEVTRVAREVGTEGKLGGQAQARGVAGTWKDLTDNVNSMASNLTAQVRNIADVATAIARGDLSRKITVDVKGEILELKETMNTMVDQLNGFASEVTRVAREVGTEGKLGGQADVQGVAGTWKDLTDNVNSMANNLTAQVRNIAGVTTAVARGDLSRKITVDVKGEILELKDTINTMVDQLNAFASEVSRVAREVGTEGKLGGQAQVPGVAGTWKDLTDNVNSMASNLTAQVRNIAEVTIAVANGDLSKKITVDVRGEILELKETINTMVDQLNAFAAEVSRVAREVGTEGKLGGQAQVPGVAGTWKDLTDNVNSMASNLTAQVRNIADVATAIAKGDLSSKITVDVQGEILQLKETMNTMVDQLSAFASEVTRVAREVGTEGKLGGQAEVPGVAGTWKDLTDNVNSMASNLTGQVRNIAEVTIAVANGDLSRKITVDVRGEILQLKETINTMVEQLRSFASEVTRVAREVGTEGRLGVQAVVPGVAGTWKDLTDSVNAMGGNLTAQVRNIAEVTTAVARGDLSRKITVDVKGEILELKNTINTMVDQLNAFAAEVTRVAREVGTEGKLGGQARVPGVAGTWKDLTDSVNVMAANLTDQVRGIVKVVTAVADGNLRQKLTVQAKGEVAALAETINNMTDTLATFADQVTNVAREVGVEGRLGGQANVPGAAGTWKDLTGNVNLLAANLTTQVRAIAEVATAVTKGDLTRSIQVETRGEVAQLKDNINTMINNLRETTERNQEQDWLKTNVAKFTRMLQGQRDLFTVGQMLLSELAPLVSAHQGTIYQMTGDADRSLRLLAGFATPKGQSERLELGEGLVGQCALEQQHILLAEVPAHYSNVRSSLGQALPANIVVLPVLFEGETKAVIELASLHRFTAAHLNFLEQLTQSIGVVLNTIEATMRTEGLLQQSQQLTAELQSGQNELQQTNEELEQKAQELAEQNAEVERKNREIEQARRALEDKAAELALTSKYKSEFLANMSHELRTPLNSILILGQQLAENSAGNLSTRQVDFARNIHSAGSDLLNLINDILDLSKIESGTVSVEAEEITFATLRDSVERNFRHIAENKNLPFKLDFDPGLPRHFSTDPKRLQQIVKNLLSNAFKFTSQGSVNLKVGLASEGWSPDHPVLSRVPSVMSIAIKDTGIGIVPEKQRLIFEAFQQADAGTSRKYGGTGLGLAISRELATLLGGEIRLHSVAGEGSTFTLYLPLDYVGPAGRGEGEPRREMIKRATGPLSISSFRVQDEDQIVDDRDLVLPGDNVLLIVEDDVHYARVLLGLARDRGFKGLVATRGQQALALARQYQVTAITLDIFLPDMLGWTVLNNLKLDPTTRHIPVQIISLDEERRHGLSRGAFSYMVKPATTDDLEMAFDRIKIFSQPRMKRLLVVEDNEIERESIKELLGGRDIQIVTVGRGKEALGLLLDQHFDCAVLDLRLPDMSGFELLETIQKEPTLQEVPIVVYTGKDLSPDEEKQLRQVAKSVVLKDVQSPERLLDETALFLHRVMTDLPEAKQKMIGSLHESNEVLHGRKVLVVDDDARNIFALSILLENHDMEVLSVTNGRQAVKLIEENPDLSMVLMDIMMPEMDGYQTMREIRKNPEFRTLPIIALTAKAMKGDREKCLEAGASDYIAKPVNTEQLLSLLRVWLHR
- a CDS encoding DUF5985 family protein — its product is MVETVYILCSLSAFACAILLFRGYRETRLPLLLWSALCFTLLAATNVVLILDMIVYPSRDLSLQRNLLTGAAMAVQLYGLIFNSRSS